In Clupea harengus chromosome 13, Ch_v2.0.2, whole genome shotgun sequence, one DNA window encodes the following:
- the LOC105911617 gene encoding TATA-box-binding protein encodes MEQNNSLTPFAQGLASPQSVMTPGPPIFSPMMPYGTGLTPQPVTNTNSLSALEEHQRLQQQQQQQQASAQQGGVAGTSGQTPQLYHSQAITTTTSLPGNTPLYNPLTPMTPITPATPASESSGIVPQLQNIVSTVNLGCKLDLKTIALRARNAEYNPKRFAAVIMRIREPRTTALIFSSGKMVCTGAKSEEQSRLAARKYARVVQKLGFPAKFLDFKIQNMVGSCDVKFPIRLEGLVLTHQQFSSYEPELFPGLIYRMIKPRIVLLIFVSGKVVLTGAKVRGEIYEAFENIYPILKGFRKTT; translated from the exons ATGGAGCAGAACAACAGTTTGACCCCTTTTGCCCAAGGACTCGCCTCTCCCCAG AGTGTCATGACACCTGGTCCTCCGATCTTCAGTCCCATGATGCCCTATGGCACTGGGCTGACCCCACAGCCTGtgacaaacaccaacagtctGTCTGCACTAGAGGAGCACCAGAGgctgcagcaacaacaacagcagcagcaggcctcgGCACAACAAGGGGGTGTTGCAGGCACGTCCGGACAGACCCCCCAGCTTTATCACTCCCAGGCCATCACCACGACAACGTCACTGCCTGGCAACACGCCACTCTACAACCCCCTCACGCCCATGACCCCCATCACCCCCGCCACACCTGCGTCAGAAAGTTCTGGAATAGTCCCCCAGCTCCA AAATATTGTATCAACGGTCAACTTGGGGTGCAAATTAGACCTGAAGACGATAGCATTGCGTGCCAGGAATGCTGAATACAACCCAAAG CGTTTTGCTGCAGTCATCATGAGAATACGAGAGCCCAGAACTACTGCTCTCATCTTCAGCTCAGGAAAAATGGTGTGCACAGGAGCCAAAAG TGAAGAGCAATCACGCCTCGCAGCCAGGAAATATGCCAGAGTAGTGCAGAAGTTGGGTTTCCCTGCGAAATTCCTAGACTTCAAGATTCAGAACATGGTGGGCAGCTGTGACGTCAAGTTCCCCATTAGACTGGAAGGACTGGTGCTCACCCATCAGCAGTTCAGCAG CTACGAGCCAGAGTTGTTCCCTGGATTAATCTACAGAATGATCAAACCTAGAATTGTGCTTTTGATATTCGTGTCTGGTAAAGTTGTACTCACAG GCGCAAAGGTTAGAGGAGAAATCTACGAAGCATTCGAAAACATCTACCCCATCTTGAAAGGATTTAGGAAAACAACATAA
- the psmb1 gene encoding proteasome subunit beta type-1, translating to MLSSDSYSENGKMRDYHYTGPVEHRFSPYSFNGGTVLAVAGEDFAIVASDTRLSEGYSIHSRDSPKCYKLTDTTVIGSSGFHGDCLTLTKIIDARLKMYKHSNNKSMTSGAIAAMLSTILYGRRFFPYYVYNIIGGLDEEGKGAVYSFDPVGSYQRDTYKAGGSASSMLQPLLDNQIGFKNMENVQHVPLTQEKAVQLVKDVFISAAERDVYTGDALKICIITKEGIREETVPLRKD from the exons ATGCTTTCATCAGATTCGTACAGTGAGAATGGGAAAATGAGAGATTATCACTATACTGGCCCAGTAGAGCACAGATTCTCTCCCTATTCATTCAACGGAGG GACTGTGTTGGCTGTTGCCGGTGAGGACTTTGCCATTGTGGCCTCTGACACACGTCTCAGTGAAGGCTACTCTATCCACAGTCGGGACTCTCCAAAGTGCTACAAGCT GACTGACACAACAGTAATTGGCAGCAGTGGATTTCATGGCGATTGCCTTACTCTGACCAAAATTATTGATGCTAGGCTCAAG ATGTACAAGCACTCAAATAACAAGAGCATGACAAGCGGAGCCATCGCTGCCATGCTATCAACAATTCTGTATGGGCGGAGATTTTTCCCTTACTATGTGTACAACATCATCGGTGGTCTGGATGAAGAGG GGAAAGGAGCTGTTTACAGTTTTGACCCAGTGGGATCATACCAGCGAGACACTTACAAAGCAGGAGGCTCAGCCAGCTCCATGCTGCAACCCCTGCTAGACAACCAG ATTGGCTTCAAGAACATGGAGAATGTGCAGCACGTTCCCCTAACCCAGGAGAAGGCTGTGCAGTTGGTGAAGGACGTCTTCATCtcggcagcagagagagacgtgTACACCGGTGATGCCCTGAAGATCTGCATCATCACCAAGGAGGGCATCAGAGAGGAGACAGTCCCTCTCAGAAAAGACTGA